One Frankia alni ACN14a DNA window includes the following coding sequences:
- a CDS encoding helix-turn-helix transcriptional regulator: protein MGRGEVPGAPAARTAPGAPMRPGMAARAGAPMPRDLALGAAELRGILRVVEDCERASSLASFRELALDGMARHLGYRHSAFFLGSSIETAFQDARPTGRGLALRLAGPYMERYRELEALSNPESLRSVRERGLATLDDLGVPERPEVRMRLERFLRAHGIHAKLLVRLFGPSNVGALISLLDSRPGAFGPRDRAVGAVLGRHLGNLLRFYIRTDPGPSVAGRLSARERDVVRLVAEGRSNRQVAEALCISIDTVKHHLTHALVATGCSNRTQLAIAWQRETSAFAPPSPPRP from the coding sequence ATGGGACGCGGTGAGGTCCCGGGCGCGCCCGCCGCCCGGACCGCTCCGGGTGCGCCGATGCGCCCCGGCATGGCCGCCCGCGCGGGCGCCCCGATGCCGCGGGACCTCGCACTCGGCGCGGCCGAGCTGCGCGGCATCCTGCGCGTCGTGGAGGACTGCGAGCGTGCCTCCTCGCTCGCCTCCTTCCGTGAACTGGCCCTCGACGGCATGGCCCGCCACCTGGGCTATCGCCATTCGGCCTTCTTCCTGGGCTCCTCGATCGAGACGGCGTTCCAGGACGCCCGGCCCACCGGCCGGGGCCTCGCCCTGCGCCTCGCCGGCCCGTACATGGAGCGTTACCGGGAGCTGGAGGCGCTGAGCAACCCGGAAAGCCTGCGTTCGGTCCGCGAGCGTGGCCTCGCCACCCTCGACGACCTGGGCGTTCCGGAGCGTCCCGAGGTGCGGATGCGCCTCGAGCGCTTCCTGCGCGCGCACGGCATCCACGCCAAGCTGCTCGTGCGCCTGTTCGGCCCGTCGAACGTGGGCGCGCTTATTTCCCTGCTGGACTCGCGGCCGGGCGCGTTCGGCCCGCGGGACCGGGCGGTCGGCGCCGTCCTCGGCCGCCATCTCGGCAACCTGCTGCGCTTCTACATCCGTACCGATCCCGGCCCGTCCGTCGCGGGACGGCTGTCCGCCCGCGAGCGGGACGTGGTGCGACTCGTCGCCGAGGGCCGGTCCAACCGGCAGGTCGCCGAGGCGCTGTGCATCAGCATCGACACGGTCAAGCACCACCTCACCCACGCTCTCGTGGCGACGGGATGCTCGAACCGCACGCAGCTCGCCATCGCCTGGCAACGCGAGACCAGCGCGTTCGCGCCCCCCAGCCCGCCCCGGCCCTGA
- a CDS encoding type I polyketide synthase has protein sequence MTTAPRVSPEASPAGSDALDPLDPLDARELVVVITPFAEPAAALVAAVTRAGGLGVLDLGRSARVARAALRDAIRWTPGHFGVRVAADCPVDPDELPDAVDLVVLAPRPDGSSAGDPAAAGGPGTDRRWEPAELIRRGRRVWAEVTSVAQARGAVAAGAVGLVARGNESGGVVGDLTTFTLLQHLLAAGLRDGAGGAVPVFAAGGIGPATAAAAVAGGAAGVVLDSQLALVREVELPEQVAAAVRAMDGSETILHAGHRLYVRPDLPIAALAGRLERPAADLRDTGGELASDGAVTAAAVTAPAAAAVAARLGARDLVEQFLPIGQDGAFAATLADRHVSAAGVVRAVREGIRDGIAAATRTRPLAVGAPFAAARGLRHPVAQGPMTRVSDRAAFARAIADEGGLPFLALALMSGEDCRTLLTETAELLQDAPWGVGVLGFAPAALRNAQLAAVRDIRPPCAIVAGGRPAQAAPLEAAGIDTFLHVPSPGLLHRFLADGARKFVFEGRECGGHVGPRASFPLWEAQIAGLLAFGESDQAGPDFFAGLHLLFAGGVHDARSAAMVAAAAAPLAERGAGIGVLMGTAYLFTDEAVASGAILPGFQQAALDCERTVLLETSPGHATRCVESAYVHTFLDRRRELLAAATPRQQMWEELEALNLGRLRVASKGLLRDGAEVVQVDPAVQARDGMFMIGQVAALRSDRTSVAALHDEVTTRATAGLADRAAELGVPAGQEPAVGSADGTRRPAGGEGDEADMAGEGTGAGVDAGVGVAATVATVTATATAGSRPAGQPLDIAIVGMSAIFPDAPDLATFWANVVAGNDAIREVSADRWDPEVYYSADAVVKDAGRRTPSKWGGFLPQVPFDALAYGIPPRSLRSIETSQLLALEVATRALRSAGYDTGQKAAGEGRPFDRSRASVVFGTEAGTDLSGAYGLRSLWPGLLGQLPAELEEFLPELDEDSFPGMLANVIAGRVANRLDLGGVNFTVDAACASSLAALDAGCKELLAGSSDLVLCGGVDTHAGAHDFLLFSSVHALSPQGRCRSFDSGADGTSLGEGVAVVVLKRLADAERDGDRIHAVIRAVAGSSDGRALGLTAPRKAGQVLSLERAYARAGISPRDVGLLEAHATGTVVGDRTELATLTEVFTDHGATPGQCAVGSVKSQIGHTKCAAGLAGLIKVAKAVETGVRPPTLHIDTPNAFWDGETSPFYFDETAKPWAAPAGQRHAGVSAFGFGGTNFHVVLSAYDGGPEPAHGLDHWPAELFAVRGADRAAAGRALDRLAALVTTNDGAGRPFRLRDLARTTCAAGGGPVQVAFVAEDLDGLPAAIEAARTFTANPRAGLFVRDDAEPGETAFLFPGQGSQRPGMLADLFVAFPRLRAVLDLAPQWADTMFPPAAFTREQKAEQAAAITDTRAAQPTLGLAGLAVHDLLTGLGVRPDHVGGHSYGELVALCAAGALDRADLVGLSEARAAAILAAAGDDPGTMAAVQASVERVREALDGVAADAVVANHNAPRQSVISGPTAAVAEAVAALGRAGLTARPIPVACAFHSPVVAAAAGALADRLDALDVAAPALPVWSNTTAQPYPTAPEQVRATLAGQVAAPVRFVEQIEAMYAAGVRTFVEAGPGRVLSQLVGKILAGRPHRVVATDVAGEPGLRRLLLALAELAAAGVGVDPAPLFTGRDARVVSDAEVPRRPGWLIDGAYVRTADGRFLPGALRPPTRLALAAGPEAAAAVASAGPGLAAPSEIPAAGSQAAASPAVASPATVARTAAAVSETAVSETAVSETAASGAAVAGAARPAPAARAAPGGERPEIAGVRGFVPQDPAPPFVPVDPTDDAAVLAAALPELGGGGPVDAVVLEFLRTTRELVAAQRDVVLGYLGYDPTGAGRQASRDGVDGVDRFVATSAVPRQAQPEQARSTAAPVTPAVPRPASAPDAADAALPPVGAPAAGGVPAAGGVPAASAARSAVVERSAVSDAVVGVIGEQTGYPVEMLEPDLDLEADLSIDSIKRTEILGELAQRLGLVEAGSGELDEEVVEELAAIKTVRGIVDWVMDRFAAAGGSAAPAASSGPATSNGTHVGAVTGWSASAASSAAHAGAGGGATASTVRVGSNGTHTSAAVAPVVRSAPVVRSAPVVHSAPVVHSAPPARSAVVERSAVSDAVVGVIGEQTGYPVEMLEPDLDLEADLSIDSIKRTEILGELAQRLGLVEAGSGELDEEVVEELAAIKTVRGIVDWIVGSTTGGTEPGASTTDESVGSPESVGSPESVGSSASEGSRVSAGRSPGAGSDGVGDPLGAMALRRFVVEPEILPAPAGTAPADLAGSRFLLVEGGLGVGLALATRLEQAGAEARILAAADAGLVDQIRAGAGADGLVWIASADPGADEHAILPGAFPALRAAALGGSRRVLVVTGNGGRFGRSRAAAPGATANPSAVDALEFARRADAGEFVVRPTPGAGLAGLVRTIAREVPGLALRLVDVEPKDEPRRIADSLLVELLTPGGPLVVGYRDGARATLRVRPAPADGAGELPVGLGPSSVVLLTGGARGITAAVAVELARRSGCAVELVGRTAAPTGPEDPATAGAADAPALRRALIETGVRRPAEIEARVSRLLAEREVRATLATLQSLASSVRYHAVDVRDGAAVAAVVADVYARHGRLDGLVHGAGVLADRLLRDKTPESFDRVYRTKVDGARALLAAVRDDVGFVALFGSVAGVFGNRGQADYAAANDALDTLAGAAAGRFAGRVVSVDWGPWASPATAAGGGMVSAELAREYARRGIGLIDPADGVAALLRELAGPPDGPAQVVYMCAEAEAFDA, from the coding sequence ATGACCACCGCACCCCGCGTGTCACCCGAGGCCTCCCCGGCCGGCTCCGACGCGCTTGACCCCCTCGACCCCCTCGACGCACGCGAGCTTGTCGTCGTGATCACACCGTTCGCCGAGCCCGCCGCCGCTCTCGTCGCCGCCGTCACGCGGGCCGGAGGTCTCGGCGTCCTCGACCTGGGGCGCTCGGCGCGGGTGGCGCGCGCCGCCCTGCGGGATGCGATCCGCTGGACGCCGGGACACTTCGGGGTGCGGGTCGCCGCCGACTGCCCGGTCGACCCGGACGAGCTGCCCGACGCGGTGGATCTCGTGGTGCTCGCCCCCCGACCGGACGGTTCCTCGGCCGGCGATCCCGCCGCGGCGGGCGGCCCGGGAACCGACCGGCGCTGGGAGCCGGCGGAGCTGATCCGGCGGGGCCGGCGGGTGTGGGCGGAGGTGACCTCGGTCGCGCAGGCCCGGGGCGCGGTCGCGGCCGGCGCGGTCGGGCTCGTCGCGCGGGGCAACGAGTCCGGCGGTGTCGTCGGTGACCTGACCACGTTCACCCTGCTGCAGCACCTGCTTGCTGCCGGGCTGCGGGACGGCGCGGGCGGCGCGGTGCCCGTCTTCGCCGCCGGGGGGATCGGCCCCGCGACGGCCGCGGCGGCGGTGGCGGGCGGTGCGGCGGGGGTCGTGCTCGACTCCCAGCTAGCCCTGGTCCGCGAGGTGGAGCTGCCCGAGCAGGTGGCCGCCGCCGTGCGGGCCATGGACGGCAGCGAGACGATCCTGCACGCCGGGCACCGGCTCTACGTCCGGCCCGATCTGCCCATCGCCGCCCTCGCCGGCCGGCTGGAGCGGCCCGCCGCGGACCTGCGGGACACCGGCGGCGAACTCGCCTCGGACGGCGCTGTCACCGCCGCCGCGGTCACTGCTCCCGCGGCCGCCGCGGTCGCGGCCCGGCTTGGCGCCCGGGACCTGGTCGAACAGTTCCTCCCGATCGGCCAGGACGGCGCCTTCGCCGCCACGCTGGCCGACCGGCACGTCAGCGCCGCCGGGGTGGTGCGGGCGGTGCGCGAGGGCATCCGGGACGGCATCGCGGCCGCCACCCGCACCCGGCCGCTGGCCGTCGGCGCGCCGTTCGCGGCCGCGCGGGGGCTGCGGCATCCCGTCGCGCAGGGACCGATGACCCGGGTCAGCGACCGGGCGGCGTTCGCCCGCGCGATCGCCGACGAGGGCGGCCTGCCGTTCCTCGCCCTGGCGCTCATGAGCGGCGAGGACTGCCGCACGCTGCTGACGGAGACCGCCGAGCTGCTCCAGGACGCGCCGTGGGGGGTGGGCGTGCTCGGTTTCGCCCCGGCGGCCCTGCGCAACGCACAGCTCGCCGCCGTGCGCGACATCCGCCCGCCGTGCGCGATCGTGGCCGGCGGCCGGCCGGCGCAGGCGGCGCCGCTGGAGGCGGCCGGTATCGACACGTTCCTGCACGTGCCGTCCCCGGGCCTGCTGCACCGGTTCCTGGCCGACGGGGCCCGAAAGTTCGTCTTCGAGGGGCGGGAGTGCGGCGGCCACGTCGGGCCGCGGGCGAGCTTCCCCCTGTGGGAGGCGCAGATCGCGGGGCTGCTCGCGTTCGGTGAGAGCGACCAGGCCGGCCCGGACTTCTTCGCCGGCCTGCACCTGCTGTTCGCCGGCGGGGTGCACGACGCCCGTTCGGCGGCCATGGTCGCCGCCGCGGCGGCCCCGCTCGCCGAACGGGGCGCCGGCATCGGCGTGCTGATGGGCACGGCGTACCTGTTCACCGACGAGGCCGTCGCCTCCGGCGCGATCCTGCCCGGCTTCCAACAGGCCGCCCTCGACTGCGAGCGCACGGTGCTGCTGGAGACCTCTCCGGGGCACGCCACCCGGTGCGTCGAGTCCGCCTACGTCCACACCTTCCTCGACCGCCGCCGTGAGCTGCTCGCCGCCGCCACCCCCCGCCAGCAGATGTGGGAGGAGCTGGAGGCGCTCAACCTCGGCCGGCTGCGGGTGGCCAGCAAGGGGTTGCTCCGCGACGGCGCCGAGGTCGTCCAGGTCGACCCGGCGGTGCAGGCTCGGGACGGCATGTTCATGATCGGCCAGGTGGCGGCCCTGCGCTCGGACCGCACGAGCGTCGCCGCCCTGCACGACGAGGTGACCACGCGGGCCACCGCCGGTCTCGCCGACCGGGCCGCCGAACTCGGCGTGCCGGCCGGGCAGGAGCCCGCGGTCGGGTCGGCCGACGGCACGCGACGCCCGGCGGGCGGCGAGGGAGACGAGGCGGACATGGCGGGTGAGGGTACCGGTGCGGGCGTGGATGCGGGTGTGGGTGTGGCGGCTACGGTGGCGACGGTGACGGCGACGGCGACGGCGGGCTCCCGTCCCGCCGGCCAGCCTCTCGACATCGCGATCGTCGGGATGTCCGCGATCTTCCCCGACGCTCCCGACCTCGCCACGTTCTGGGCGAACGTCGTCGCCGGCAACGACGCGATTCGCGAGGTGTCCGCCGATCGCTGGGATCCCGAGGTGTACTACTCCGCCGACGCGGTGGTGAAGGACGCCGGGCGCCGCACCCCGTCGAAGTGGGGCGGTTTCCTCCCGCAGGTCCCGTTCGACGCGCTGGCCTACGGCATCCCGCCGCGGTCGCTGCGCAGCATCGAGACCAGCCAGCTGCTCGCCCTCGAGGTCGCCACCCGCGCGCTGCGTAGCGCCGGCTACGACACCGGGCAGAAGGCGGCCGGCGAGGGTCGGCCGTTCGACCGCTCCCGCGCCTCGGTCGTCTTCGGCACCGAGGCCGGCACCGACCTGTCCGGCGCCTACGGGCTGCGCTCGCTGTGGCCGGGCCTGCTCGGGCAGTTGCCCGCCGAGCTCGAGGAGTTCCTGCCGGAGCTGGACGAGGACTCCTTCCCCGGCATGCTGGCGAACGTCATCGCCGGGCGGGTGGCCAACCGGCTCGACCTCGGCGGGGTGAACTTCACCGTCGACGCGGCGTGCGCCTCGTCGCTGGCCGCGCTCGACGCCGGCTGCAAGGAGCTGCTCGCCGGCAGCTCCGACCTGGTGCTCTGCGGCGGGGTGGACACTCACGCCGGCGCCCACGACTTCCTGCTGTTCTCCTCGGTGCACGCGCTGTCGCCGCAGGGTCGCTGCCGCAGCTTCGACTCCGGCGCGGACGGGACCAGCCTGGGCGAGGGCGTCGCCGTCGTCGTGCTCAAGCGGCTCGCCGACGCCGAGCGCGACGGCGACCGCATCCACGCGGTCATCCGGGCCGTCGCCGGCTCCTCCGACGGCCGCGCGCTCGGGCTGACCGCGCCACGCAAGGCCGGCCAGGTGCTCTCCCTGGAACGGGCCTACGCGCGGGCCGGCATCTCGCCGAGGGACGTCGGCCTGCTGGAGGCGCATGCCACCGGTACGGTCGTCGGCGACCGTACCGAGCTCGCCACCCTCACCGAGGTGTTCACCGACCACGGCGCCACCCCCGGCCAGTGCGCGGTCGGCTCGGTGAAGTCGCAGATCGGGCACACCAAGTGCGCCGCCGGCCTGGCCGGGCTGATCAAGGTGGCGAAGGCGGTCGAGACCGGCGTGCGCCCGCCGACCCTGCACATCGACACCCCCAACGCCTTCTGGGACGGCGAGACCAGCCCGTTCTACTTCGACGAGACCGCCAAGCCCTGGGCGGCACCCGCCGGCCAGCGCCACGCCGGGGTGTCGGCGTTCGGTTTCGGTGGGACCAACTTCCACGTCGTGCTGTCCGCCTATGACGGCGGCCCGGAACCCGCCCACGGCCTGGACCACTGGCCCGCGGAGCTGTTCGCGGTGCGCGGCGCCGACCGGGCGGCCGCCGGCCGGGCGCTGGATCGCCTCGCCGCCCTGGTCACGACGAACGACGGTGCCGGGCGGCCGTTCCGCCTGCGGGACCTGGCCCGCACCACCTGCGCGGCCGGTGGCGGCCCGGTGCAGGTCGCGTTCGTCGCCGAGGATCTCGACGGGTTGCCCGCCGCCATCGAGGCGGCGCGGACGTTCACGGCGAACCCGCGCGCCGGGCTGTTCGTCCGCGACGACGCCGAGCCGGGCGAGACCGCCTTCCTGTTCCCCGGCCAGGGCAGCCAGCGGCCGGGCATGCTCGCGGATCTGTTCGTCGCCTTCCCCCGGCTGCGTGCCGTGCTCGACCTGGCCCCCCAGTGGGCCGACACGATGTTCCCGCCGGCCGCGTTCACCCGGGAGCAGAAGGCCGAGCAGGCGGCGGCGATCACCGACACGCGGGCGGCCCAGCCGACGCTCGGCCTCGCCGGCCTGGCCGTGCACGATCTGCTCACCGGGCTCGGTGTCCGTCCGGACCACGTTGGCGGGCACTCCTACGGTGAACTGGTCGCCCTGTGCGCCGCCGGCGCCCTCGACCGAGCCGACCTCGTCGGCCTGAGCGAGGCGCGGGCCGCCGCGATCCTCGCCGCGGCGGGGGACGACCCGGGCACGATGGCCGCCGTCCAGGCGTCCGTCGAACGCGTGCGCGAGGCGCTCGACGGCGTCGCGGCCGACGCCGTCGTCGCGAACCACAACGCCCCGCGGCAGAGCGTGATCTCCGGGCCGACCGCCGCCGTGGCCGAGGCCGTGGCCGCCCTCGGCCGCGCCGGCCTCACCGCCCGGCCGATCCCGGTGGCCTGCGCGTTCCACAGCCCGGTCGTGGCCGCGGCCGCCGGGGCGCTCGCCGACCGCCTCGACGCCCTCGACGTCGCCGCGCCGGCGCTGCCGGTGTGGTCCAACACGACCGCCCAGCCGTATCCGACGGCACCGGAGCAGGTGCGGGCGACGCTCGCCGGCCAGGTGGCGGCACCGGTGCGGTTCGTCGAGCAGATCGAGGCGATGTACGCGGCCGGCGTGCGGACCTTCGTCGAAGCCGGCCCCGGTCGGGTGCTCTCGCAGCTCGTCGGCAAGATCCTCGCCGGGCGGCCGCACCGGGTCGTGGCCACCGACGTCGCGGGGGAGCCGGGGCTGCGCCGGTTGCTGCTCGCGCTCGCCGAGCTCGCCGCGGCCGGCGTCGGTGTCGACCCGGCGCCCCTGTTCACCGGTCGCGACGCCCGGGTGGTGAGCGACGCGGAGGTGCCGCGCCGGCCCGGCTGGCTGATCGACGGGGCCTACGTGCGCACCGCCGACGGCCGCTTCCTGCCGGGCGCCCTGCGACCGCCGACCCGACTGGCCCTCGCCGCCGGCCCAGAGGCGGCCGCCGCGGTGGCCTCCGCGGGGCCCGGCCTCGCGGCGCCGTCGGAGATCCCTGCGGCAGGCTCCCAGGCGGCAGCGTCCCCCGCGGTGGCGTCCCCCGCGACGGTGGCACGGACCGCTGCGGCGGTGTCCGAAACGGCGGTGTCCGAAACGGCGGTGTCCGAAACGGCGGCGTCCGGAGCGGCGGTGGCCGGCGCGGCCCGTCCGGCTCCGGCGGCGCGGGCAGCTCCTGGCGGGGAGCGTCCGGAGATCGCGGGCGTGCGCGGATTCGTCCCGCAGGACCCGGCGCCACCGTTCGTTCCCGTTGACCCGACAGACGATGCGGCGGTCCTCGCCGCCGCACTGCCCGAGCTTGGAGGTGGCGGCCCGGTGGACGCCGTGGTGTTGGAGTTCCTGCGGACCACCCGAGAGCTGGTCGCGGCGCAGCGCGACGTGGTGCTGGGCTACCTGGGCTACGACCCGACCGGTGCCGGCCGCCAGGCGTCGCGTGACGGCGTCGACGGCGTCGACCGCTTCGTGGCCACCTCCGCGGTCCCCCGCCAGGCCCAGCCGGAGCAGGCGCGAAGCACCGCCGCGCCGGTGACTCCCGCGGTGCCCAGGCCGGCCTCCGCGCCGGACGCGGCGGACGCGGCGCTGCCCCCGGTCGGCGCCCCCGCGGCAGGCGGCGTCCCCGCGGCAGGCGGCGTCCCCGCGGCGTCGGCGGCGCGGTCGGCGGTGGTGGAGCGGTCGGCGGTGTCGGATGCGGTGGTGGGGGTGATCGGGGAGCAGACGGGTTATCCGGTGGAGATGTTGGAGCCGGATCTGGATCTGGAGGCTGATCTGTCGATCGACTCGATCAAGCGGACGGAGATCCTGGGGGAGTTGGCGCAGCGGTTGGGGCTGGTGGAGGCGGGTTCGGGGGAGTTGGACGAGGAGGTCGTCGAGGAGCTGGCGGCGATCAAGACCGTCCGCGGCATCGTCGACTGGGTGATGGACCGCTTCGCCGCCGCCGGCGGCTCCGCGGCTCCGGCGGCGTCGTCCGGCCCGGCCACGTCGAACGGAACCCACGTCGGTGCGGTGACGGGCTGGTCCGCCTCGGCGGCCTCGAGCGCCGCCCATGCCGGGGCAGGCGGTGGTGCCACGGCATCCACGGTCCGGGTCGGTTCGAACGGCACGCACACCTCGGCCGCTGTGGCGCCGGTGGTCCGCTCCGCGCCGGTGGTCCGCTCCGCGCCGGTGGTCCACTCCGCGCCGGTGGTCCACTCCGCGCCGCCGGCGCGGTCGGCGGTGGTGGAGCGGTCGGCGGTGTCGGATGCGGTGGTGGGGGTGATCGGGGAGCAGACGGGTTATCCGGTGGAGATGTTGGAGCCGGATCTGGATCTTGAGGCTGATCTGTCGATCGACTCGATCAAGCGGACGGAGATCCTGGGGGAGTTGGCGCAGCGGTTGGGGCTGGTGGAGGCGGGCTCGGGGGAGTTGGACGAGGAGGTCGTCGAGGAGCTGGCGGCGATCAAGACCGTCCGCGGCATCGTCGACTGGATCGTCGGTTCGACCACCGGCGGGACCGAGCCCGGCGCCTCCACCACCGACGAGTCCGTCGGATCTCCCGAGTCCGTCGGATCTCCCGAGTCCGTCGGGTCTTCTGCGTCCGAGGGATCTCGCGTGTCCGCCGGGAGATCCCCGGGCGCCGGGTCCGACGGGGTCGGCGACCCGCTCGGGGCGATGGCGCTGCGGCGCTTCGTCGTCGAGCCGGAGATCCTGCCCGCGCCGGCCGGCACGGCGCCGGCCGACCTCGCCGGCTCCCGCTTCCTCCTGGTGGAGGGTGGTCTCGGGGTCGGCCTGGCGCTCGCCACCCGGTTGGAGCAGGCAGGCGCCGAGGCACGGATTCTCGCCGCCGCCGACGCCGGCCTCGTCGACCAGATCCGGGCCGGTGCCGGCGCCGACGGTCTCGTCTGGATCGCGTCGGCCGACCCTGGCGCGGACGAGCACGCGATCCTGCCCGGCGCGTTCCCCGCCCTACGGGCCGCGGCCCTGGGCGGCAGCCGGCGGGTGCTCGTCGTCACCGGCAACGGCGGTCGGTTCGGCCGGTCCCGCGCCGCCGCCCCCGGCGCGACGGCCAACCCGAGCGCGGTCGACGCCCTGGAGTTCGCCCGTCGGGCCGACGCCGGGGAGTTCGTCGTCCGTCCGACGCCGGGTGCGGGGCTCGCCGGCCTCGTCCGCACGATCGCCCGGGAGGTCCCCGGCCTGGCGCTGCGTCTGGTCGACGTCGAGCCGAAGGACGAGCCCCGCCGGATCGCGGACAGCCTGCTCGTCGAGCTGCTCACCCCGGGCGGGCCGCTGGTCGTGGGTTACCGGGACGGGGCGCGCGCCACCCTGCGGGTGCGGCCCGCGCCTGCCGATGGGGCCGGCGAGCTGCCCGTCGGGCTGGGCCCGTCCTCCGTCGTGCTGCTCACCGGCGGCGCCCGGGGCATCACCGCGGCGGTCGCCGTCGAGCTCGCCCGGCGCAGCGGGTGCGCCGTCGAGCTGGTCGGGCGCACCGCGGCGCCCACGGGGCCGGAGGACCCCGCCACCGCGGGCGCGGCCGACGCCCCGGCGCTGCGCCGCGCGCTGATCGAGACCGGCGTGCGCCGCCCGGCCGAGATCGAGGCCCGGGTCTCCCGGCTGCTCGCCGAGCGGGAGGTGCGGGCGACGTTGGCGACCCTGCAAAGCCTCGCGTCCTCGGTGCGTTACCACGCGGTGGACGTGCGCGACGGCGCGGCCGTCGCCGCCGTGGTGGCCGACGTCTACGCCCGCCACGGTCGCCTCGACGGGCTGGTGCACGGCGCGGGCGTCCTCGCCGACCGGCTGTTGCGCGACAAGACGCCCGAGTCGTTCGACCGGGTCTACCGGACGAAGGTCGACGGCGCCCGGGCCCTGCTCGCCGCGGTGCGCGACGACGTCGGCTTCGTCGCCCTGTTCGGCAGCGTGGCGGGCGTGTTCGGCAACCGCGGCCAGGCCGACTACGCCGCCGCGAACGACGCCCTCGACACGCTCGCGGGGGCGGCGGCCGGCCGCTTCGCCGGCCGGGTCGTCAGCGTCGACTGGGGCCCCTGGGCGTCGCCGGCCACCGCCGCGGGTGGCGGGATGGTCTCCGCGGAGCTCGCCCGCGAGTACGCCCGCCGCGGCATCGGCCTGATCGACCCGGCCGACGGCGTCGCCGCGCTGCTGCGCGAGCTGGCCGGCCCGCCCGACGGACCGGCGCAGGTCGTCTACATGTGCGCCGAGGCGGAGGCGTTCGATGCGTGA